Proteins from a single region of Halalkalibaculum roseum:
- a CDS encoding hybrid sensor histidine kinase/response regulator transcription factor — protein sequence MRGLTHNLSFRTFFTIGPYEDNHAFQELLGSLAKRGLLFAGILGIIIVTIFVFSHTVFLNKTIVWYYSGSKAVDKIMFIDKLVLVSISLFLILLSKSSITLFWSRLVLSVIVWFATLIILIEDIASNDTSFSAAYIIVGLIIAIGTIPFKGWQILSLCLLVILTTIITIRTARFWFSMAAVEPEPHQVVYLYIVTLLLTGLSSHIYLNRYDQFLAQMKAKELSDKLKERSEVLQKMKMKSDNQAAELRKNEELKNSFFTNISHELRTPLTLIMGPLKDYLKSSSSNFNEVFQPEVIELMYKNTDRLHNLINQLLDLSKIEAGEIKLNPEEIDLADWIPEVVEVFKPAAKAKNLTITCIIQGKNLDIQIDSEQLQRVISNLLSNAIKFTPQGGSISVSVLRTKELDREYQIRISDTGLGISEDDLPNIFDRYYQVSGEQNSINPGTGIGLSLVREIIRLHEGEIKVESEKGKGTTFTINLYKNPEIESSLDDSPALSITDSEWILPEESNDEVFEEYEPESIKSRPLLLLIDDNLDVLKYLRMHLEKRYQVIAQTASNEALKVLEREPVDLVISDVMMPAPDGFELCDIIKKHPDWSEIPVILLTARADQESKIEGLEQGADDYLNKPFSATELMIRIENLIEIRRFLRNKYRKEIRLKGSEIEVTSEDARFLEGVQEVVENHMHHSNFGVDWLASEVNLSARQLQRKIKATTNLSAGGYIRMLRLERARQLLSQEWGNISEISDKVGFQNRKYFSRLFKQTFDETPTDFIQNNHSDQ from the coding sequence ATGAGAGGTCTGACACATAACTTATCTTTTCGGACCTTTTTTACAATCGGGCCCTATGAAGATAACCATGCTTTTCAGGAACTCTTGGGATCCCTGGCCAAAAGAGGATTACTATTTGCAGGAATACTTGGAATTATAATTGTTACGATATTTGTATTCAGCCATACCGTATTCCTAAACAAAACAATAGTTTGGTATTATTCGGGTTCGAAGGCAGTAGATAAAATCATGTTCATTGATAAGCTGGTTTTAGTATCAATCAGTCTCTTCTTAATTCTCCTTTCAAAGTCTTCAATAACCCTATTCTGGAGTCGTCTGGTATTGTCGGTTATCGTCTGGTTTGCCACTCTTATCATACTGATTGAAGATATTGCATCAAATGATACTTCCTTTTCAGCAGCCTATATTATTGTAGGACTTATTATTGCTATAGGAACCATACCATTTAAAGGTTGGCAAATATTAAGTCTTTGTTTGCTTGTTATTTTGACCACGATCATTACCATACGCACAGCTCGTTTTTGGTTCAGTATGGCTGCCGTTGAACCGGAGCCTCATCAAGTTGTCTATCTTTATATCGTAACTTTACTTCTTACCGGTCTATCTTCCCATATTTACCTCAACCGTTATGACCAGTTTTTGGCTCAGATGAAAGCCAAAGAGTTAAGCGATAAACTCAAAGAACGATCAGAAGTTCTTCAAAAAATGAAAATGAAATCAGATAACCAAGCTGCTGAACTACGTAAAAATGAAGAACTGAAAAATAGTTTTTTCACCAATATAAGTCATGAACTCCGCACTCCTTTGACCCTGATTATGGGTCCTCTGAAAGACTATCTCAAAAGTTCTAGCAGTAACTTTAATGAGGTATTTCAGCCCGAGGTTATCGAATTGATGTATAAAAATACCGACAGGCTACATAATCTGATTAATCAATTACTGGATCTATCCAAAATTGAAGCCGGTGAAATTAAGCTGAACCCGGAAGAAATCGATTTAGCAGATTGGATACCGGAAGTCGTAGAGGTATTTAAACCGGCTGCCAAAGCAAAGAATCTCACTATCACCTGCATTATTCAGGGTAAGAATCTTGATATTCAAATTGATTCGGAACAATTGCAGCGTGTAATTAGCAACCTATTATCAAATGCCATAAAGTTTACACCGCAGGGAGGCAGCATTAGTGTTTCAGTCTTAAGGACAAAGGAATTGGATAGAGAGTACCAGATCCGGATCTCAGATACTGGACTTGGCATTTCCGAAGATGACCTGCCTAATATTTTTGATCGCTATTATCAGGTTTCGGGTGAACAGAACAGCATCAACCCGGGAACCGGTATAGGCCTGTCGCTGGTTAGAGAAATCATTCGCTTGCATGAAGGAGAAATCAAGGTAGAAAGTGAAAAAGGAAAAGGTACTACATTCACTATCAATTTATATAAAAATCCTGAGATTGAGAGCAGTTTGGATGATAGTCCTGCCCTAAGTATAACAGATAGTGAATGGATCTTACCGGAAGAATCGAATGATGAGGTTTTTGAAGAATATGAGCCGGAATCTATAAAAAGCCGACCTTTATTACTTCTGATCGATGACAATTTAGATGTGCTAAAATATTTACGGATGCATCTGGAAAAAAGATATCAGGTAATTGCACAGACAGCAAGTAATGAAGCTTTAAAAGTCCTTGAGCGTGAACCTGTTGATCTTGTGATTTCAGATGTGATGATGCCAGCACCTGATGGTTTCGAACTATGTGACATAATTAAGAAGCATCCAGATTGGAGTGAAATACCTGTGATTTTACTAACGGCCAGGGCTGACCAGGAAAGCAAAATTGAAGGATTGGAACAGGGAGCCGACGATTATCTTAACAAGCCGTTCAGTGCAACAGAGCTAATGATTAGAATTGAAAACTTGATTGAGATTAGAAGATTTCTTCGGAATAAATACCGTAAAGAGATACGACTCAAAGGAAGTGAAATTGAAGTAACCTCCGAGGATGCAAGATTTCTTGAAGGTGTGCAGGAAGTTGTAGAAAATCATATGCACCATAGTAATTTTGGAGTAGACTGGCTGGCAAGTGAAGTCAATCTGAGTGCACGTCAACTGCAACGAAAGATAAAAGCAACTACAAACCTCTCTGCAGGTGGCTATATTCGGATGTTACGTTTGGAACGTGCCCGCCAGCTGCTATCTCAGGAGTGGGGAAATATTTCTGAGATATCAGATAAGGTGGGATTCCAAAACAGAAAATATTTTTCGCGTCTGTTTAAGCAGACATTTGATGAAACTCCAACGGATTTCATTCAGAATAATCATTCAGATCAATAG
- a CDS encoding lipase family alpha/beta hydrolase: MIEQFDTKKWLKKLQLSEFPEPEHVELKYPVLLCHGYGAIASLVKPSPLYDVAMFLRAHNIQAFAPNIVPYATIEIRAENWVRVINRLFDQLSHQKLNIIAHSMAGLDIRYALSKMDITDHVASFTTISTPHRGTSLAELSLKTPDAIKDKMADLLDWMGNRVYPGTKSDSVGSAEQLTRSYVNEQFNPNIPDVDSIPYYSFSSAVGKGTPHPIKVISRYQNNYIFQQEGINDGMVSVESSIWGEHFKTSNISHLEQMNLRVKDDRTTLFESFWMDVVRTLQEKGH; the protein is encoded by the coding sequence ATGATTGAACAATTTGATACCAAGAAATGGCTTAAAAAATTACAGCTCAGTGAATTTCCGGAACCGGAACACGTTGAGCTAAAATATCCGGTATTGCTCTGTCACGGATACGGGGCTATTGCTTCCCTCGTGAAGCCCTCGCCACTCTATGATGTAGCAATGTTCCTGAGAGCTCATAATATTCAGGCCTTTGCCCCGAATATTGTGCCCTACGCCACCATAGAAATCAGAGCTGAAAACTGGGTCCGTGTAATCAACCGTCTGTTTGACCAACTTTCCCATCAAAAGCTCAATATCATTGCACACAGTATGGCAGGTTTGGATATTCGCTATGCCCTTTCTAAAATGGACATAACCGATCATGTGGCTTCTTTTACCACGATATCCACGCCCCACCGGGGTACCAGCCTGGCAGAGTTGAGTCTGAAGACTCCTGATGCTATAAAAGATAAGATGGCCGACCTGCTCGACTGGATGGGTAACAGGGTCTATCCCGGAACCAAGAGCGACTCTGTAGGATCTGCAGAACAGCTTACCCGTAGTTATGTGAATGAACAGTTCAATCCCAACATACCAGACGTAGACTCCATACCTTATTACTCTTTTAGCTCAGCTGTTGGAAAGGGAACGCCCCATCCCATCAAAGTAATCAGCCGCTACCAGAACAATTATATTTTCCAGCAGGAAGGAATCAACGACGGTATGGTGTCGGTAGAGAGTTCAATCTGGGGAGAACATTTCAAGACCTCAAATATATCTCACCTGGAGCAGATGAATCTGCGGGTAAAAGACGACCGAACGACTCTTTTTGAATCTTTCTGGATGGATGTAGTAAGAACCCTGCAGGAGAAAGGGCACTAA
- the surE gene encoding 5'/3'-nucleotidase SurE has protein sequence MSQTEKPQILVCNDDGIFSQGIRALATVADEFGNVNIIAPDRQQSAVGHAITVSTPLRSRSFQIDGRFNGQAVTGTPADSVKLGHDQLMKRKPDLVVSGINHGSNAGVNILYSGTVSAATEGTILGYPSIAISCTDFDEDADLSGAKDAARKVIGYVLSQGLPKGITLNLNVPAGPLKGIRWARQANSRYVEEFEGRVDPNNRSYYWLTGKLELLEEGEDIDINVLEKGFASLTPIQYDMTAYNLLKNVEDIEL, from the coding sequence ATGAGCCAAACAGAAAAACCGCAAATACTGGTTTGCAACGATGATGGAATATTCTCTCAGGGCATCCGGGCACTTGCAACGGTTGCAGATGAATTTGGGAATGTAAATATCATTGCTCCCGACAGACAGCAAAGTGCTGTGGGTCACGCCATAACGGTATCTACCCCGTTGCGTTCGCGATCATTTCAGATTGATGGTCGTTTCAACGGTCAGGCGGTTACCGGAACACCGGCCGATTCGGTAAAACTGGGACACGACCAACTGATGAAGCGAAAACCCGACCTGGTAGTCAGCGGCATTAATCATGGCAGTAATGCCGGTGTAAATATACTTTATTCCGGTACGGTCAGTGCGGCTACGGAGGGCACGATACTGGGGTATCCCTCCATTGCTATAAGCTGCACCGATTTTGATGAGGATGCCGACCTGAGCGGTGCCAAGGATGCGGCGCGCAAGGTAATAGGCTACGTACTCAGTCAGGGATTACCTAAAGGCATTACGCTTAATTTGAATGTACCCGCTGGTCCGCTTAAAGGAATAAGATGGGCAAGACAGGCCAACAGCCGTTATGTTGAGGAGTTTGAAGGTAGGGTAGATCCCAATAATCGATCTTACTATTGGCTGACCGGAAAGCTGGAGCTTTTGGAAGAGGGTGAAGATATTGATATTAATGTGCTGGAAAAGGGTTTCGCTTCTCTTACACCTATTCAGTATGATATGACAGCCTACAACCTGCTGAAAAACGTCGAAGACATCGAGCTGTAA
- the panB gene encoding 3-methyl-2-oxobutanoate hydroxymethyltransferase, producing MSTQKSSSDRPAKVTTQTVVDMKRNGEKISMLTAYDYTMARIIDAAGIDVILVGDSASNVMAGYDTTVPMTLDHMIYHASCVVRGVDSALVIADLPFMSYQVTSKEALISAGRMMKEAGVHGIKVEGGKPIVNTVKKIVEAGIPVMGHLGLTPQSIYKFGTYKVRATEETEADALIEDAKKLEEAGCFSIVLEKIPAKLASAVTAELSIPTIGIGAGADCDGQVLVTHDMLGLNKEFNPRFLRRYADMHTDMTEAVQHYISDIKKGDFPNEDEQYGG from the coding sequence ATGAGCACACAGAAATCATCATCCGACCGGCCCGCCAAAGTAACAACACAGACCGTTGTGGATATGAAGCGCAACGGTGAAAAGATCAGCATGCTGACGGCCTATGATTATACCATGGCCCGCATCATAGATGCAGCAGGTATCGATGTAATACTGGTGGGGGATTCAGCCAGTAATGTGATGGCAGGTTATGATACCACAGTGCCTATGACACTTGATCATATGATTTATCATGCATCCTGCGTGGTTCGAGGCGTTGACAGTGCCCTGGTAATAGCTGACCTTCCTTTTATGAGCTATCAGGTTACGTCCAAGGAAGCCCTTATCAGTGCGGGAAGAATGATGAAGGAAGCCGGTGTTCACGGTATTAAGGTTGAAGGGGGTAAGCCAATTGTGAATACGGTAAAAAAGATCGTTGAGGCCGGTATTCCTGTCATGGGTCATTTGGGACTCACCCCTCAAAGCATCTATAAGTTTGGTACCTACAAAGTTAGGGCAACCGAGGAAACTGAGGCGGATGCACTGATTGAAGATGCTAAAAAGCTTGAAGAGGCCGGTTGTTTTTCCATCGTATTGGAAAAAATTCCTGCCAAACTTGCCTCAGCAGTAACTGCTGAACTCTCCATACCCACCATCGGCATTGGCGCCGGAGCGGATTGCGATGGACAGGTTCTGGTTACCCACGATATGCTGGGTTTAAATAAGGAGTTCAATCCCCGTTTCTTGCGACGATACGCCGATATGCATACCGATATGACTGAAGCTGTACAACATTATATCAGCGACATCAAGAAAGGTGACTTCCCCAACGAAGACGAGCAGTACGGTGGTTGA
- the fabZ gene encoding 3-hydroxyacyl-ACP dehydratase FabZ: MAVMEVEEIKKLIPHRYPFLLVDRVVELEEERIVTLKNVTVNEEFFNGHFPGAPMMPGVLQVEAMAQSACIMLMKKHVEDTEKNLVVFTGIKNAKFRKSVVPGDQLKMEVQLVNMRRNFVTMEGKATVDGKVACELEASAAIVSREEA, translated from the coding sequence ATGGCTGTAATGGAAGTTGAAGAGATTAAGAAACTGATCCCGCACCGTTATCCTTTTTTGCTGGTTGATCGAGTAGTGGAGCTGGAAGAGGAGCGGATCGTCACACTAAAAAATGTCACCGTCAATGAAGAGTTTTTTAACGGTCACTTTCCCGGGGCGCCTATGATGCCAGGGGTGCTTCAGGTCGAGGCAATGGCACAAAGTGCCTGTATTATGCTGATGAAAAAACACGTGGAGGATACCGAAAAGAATCTGGTGGTATTTACCGGGATCAAGAATGCCAAATTTCGCAAGTCTGTAGTGCCCGGAGATCAACTGAAGATGGAAGTACAGCTGGTTAATATGCGCAGGAACTTCGTCACTATGGAGGGAAAAGCCACTGTTGACGGGAAAGTAGCCTGCGAACTGGAGGCTTCCGCTGCAATCGTATCCAGAGAGGAAGCATGA
- the ubiE gene encoding bifunctional demethylmenaquinone methyltransferase/2-methoxy-6-polyprenyl-1,4-benzoquinol methylase UbiE → MSEKVRNMFADIADDYDRVNSILSFGVHHAWRARTVQLSGAKKGDKVLDCATGTGDLAIEFKEKVGSEGYVLGTDFCKEMIEHAPDKARENDLDVDFEVADAMNLPYEDDRFDIASIAFGIRNVDDPVVALKEMARVVRPGGSVIVLEFGQPKGLLKYPYELYSQYIMPTVGGWISGNKEAYTYLPKTSAAFPAGDKFITLMDQAESFSHTDLEKLTGGIAYIYIGTVA, encoded by the coding sequence ATGAGTGAAAAAGTTCGAAATATGTTTGCTGATATAGCAGACGACTATGACAGGGTCAATTCCATCCTCTCATTTGGGGTGCATCATGCATGGCGAGCCCGAACCGTTCAGTTGAGCGGGGCAAAAAAGGGGGATAAGGTATTGGATTGTGCCACTGGCACCGGTGACCTGGCAATCGAGTTTAAGGAAAAAGTAGGTAGTGAGGGCTACGTGCTGGGTACTGATTTCTGCAAGGAAATGATAGAACATGCCCCGGATAAAGCCAGGGAAAATGACCTGGATGTGGATTTCGAGGTAGCGGATGCCATGAATTTACCCTATGAAGATGATCGCTTCGATATCGCCAGTATAGCTTTCGGCATTCGTAATGTTGATGACCCTGTCGTTGCTCTTAAAGAGATGGCACGGGTTGTCAGGCCCGGTGGGAGTGTTATTGTATTAGAGTTCGGGCAGCCTAAGGGACTGCTGAAGTATCCTTATGAGCTTTACAGCCAGTACATAATGCCGACCGTGGGCGGTTGGATCAGCGGTAACAAGGAAGCTTATACCTATCTTCCCAAAACAAGTGCGGCATTTCCTGCGGGTGACAAATTCATTACATTGATGGATCAGGCTGAAAGTTTTTCTCATACAGATCTTGAAAAACTCACCGGAGGTATAGCATATATTTACATAGGCACGGTGGCTTAA
- a CDS encoding histidine phosphatase family protein, producing the protein MSTTDIYIARHGETKYNREGKMQGRGIDAPLNKTGRLQARAISDELKDKSIDHIFSSSLVRSMETAEIVAWTFRMKYHSYPELDEMNFGKFEGRASKDIEQELNEVHRTWQNGNTDYAIDGGGESPVMVLERVNSRMNNILNNHSGSTLLFVLHGRLIRIVLSHWLGYPLSDMHRIEHSNGALYHFLKNDNSLEMGYLHKTDHLEGIMDEEG; encoded by the coding sequence TTGAGCACAACTGATATCTACATTGCACGGCATGGGGAAACGAAGTATAACCGCGAAGGTAAAATGCAGGGCAGGGGGATTGATGCTCCTCTAAATAAGACGGGAAGACTGCAGGCCCGGGCGATTTCCGATGAACTGAAGGATAAATCCATAGATCACATTTTCAGCAGTAGTCTGGTGCGCTCGATGGAAACGGCAGAGATTGTTGCCTGGACCTTCCGTATGAAATATCACTCATATCCCGAACTGGATGAAATGAATTTCGGAAAATTTGAAGGCAGAGCATCAAAAGATATTGAACAAGAACTCAACGAAGTACATCGCACCTGGCAGAACGGAAATACCGACTATGCCATTGACGGGGGAGGAGAGAGCCCTGTTATGGTGCTGGAGCGGGTAAATTCACGTATGAACAATATTCTAAACAACCACTCCGGTTCTACCCTGTTGTTTGTATTACATGGACGTTTGATTCGTATCGTGCTTTCTCACTGGCTGGGTTATCCGCTTTCCGATATGCACCGGATAGAACACAGCAATGGGGCCCTATATCACTTCCTGAAGAACGATAACAGCTTAGAAATGGGTTACCTTCATAAAACAGATCACCTGGAAGGAATTATGGATGAGGAAGGTTAG
- a CDS encoding ComF family protein: MMKKLIHNSKVFFSGLSSIAFPRVCLCCGLETTEEERQICSFCRQDRFEAANPDYRRCSSGVILPDAVTVQHALWNFDKGGLLQDLMHYLKYERLTGIGIELGANLGESMHRHPLIRELFNRTEEKVLLPVPLHYLKFRKRGFNQAYYITKGIQSVIGIPICNLKDVVRRKNTRSQTGFSLKKRVANMQGAFRVRRPEAVEGKIIIIIDDVFTTGSTSFELASVLKESGSREIAIATVAQA, encoded by the coding sequence ATGATGAAAAAACTCATCCATAACAGCAAAGTATTCTTCTCAGGTCTTTCTTCCATTGCTTTTCCTAGAGTATGCCTTTGTTGCGGGTTGGAGACAACCGAAGAAGAGCGTCAAATCTGCTCTTTTTGCAGGCAGGACCGTTTCGAAGCGGCGAATCCGGATTACAGACGCTGCAGCAGCGGGGTTATTCTGCCGGACGCGGTTACGGTTCAGCATGCGCTTTGGAATTTTGATAAAGGAGGTCTCCTGCAGGACCTGATGCATTACCTGAAGTATGAAAGACTGACGGGTATTGGTATAGAACTGGGTGCGAATCTCGGCGAAAGCATGCACCGACACCCACTGATCCGGGAGCTATTTAATAGAACTGAAGAAAAAGTGCTGCTTCCCGTCCCTTTGCATTACCTTAAATTTAGAAAACGAGGATTCAACCAGGCCTACTACATTACAAAGGGTATTCAATCTGTTATTGGAATTCCTATTTGCAACCTGAAGGATGTGGTGAGAAGAAAAAATACCCGAAGTCAGACGGGTTTCAGCCTGAAGAAAAGGGTTGCAAACATGCAGGGAGCATTTCGTGTTCGTCGCCCGGAAGCTGTTGAGGGCAAAATTATAATTATAATAGATGACGTGTTCACGACCGGTTCTACCAGCTTTGAACTGGCTTCCGTCCTGAAAGAATCAGGCAGCCGGGAGATTGCAATTGCGACGGTCGCGCAAGCTTGA
- a CDS encoding helix-turn-helix domain-containing protein codes for MPSLGNDLAAIRKNLDLSIEDIHQATKIPLHILESIEDDSIFEDLNKNATYIRSYVRSYAKKLEIDEERTIRALDQVERGTYTGILRDDSETGTIPKFTGKPKKSKAEEPEQQSGPEDKQVPEPEETVAKGPAKRPEAPNKTTETPSVHSVDWVDMGKRFTPLRSPSRMWFGLAVIFIAIVVVIGVYYLFIRGPEDPQSSNESQSPVTTTEAVEPDSLQLNLSGQEDGTDTLQRTQTQPAETLSDTLNLVIYAAYEKLEPVRVYTDVLSSLNPYWIELGEAVRFKFVNTIRIRGPYERMELLLNGHLIQNFEEQFFNPESGMVEINRKAFEGEARWLQPPPDSLGLDVPDPTVIRNQPIFN; via the coding sequence ATGCCTTCACTTGGTAATGATCTGGCGGCCATCCGTAAAAATCTCGATTTGAGTATCGAGGATATTCACCAGGCGACTAAAATCCCGCTTCATATACTTGAATCTATTGAGGACGACTCAATTTTTGAGGATCTCAATAAAAACGCCACCTACATTCGTAGTTATGTTCGCAGTTATGCAAAAAAACTGGAGATTGATGAAGAGCGGACTATCAGAGCCCTAGACCAGGTTGAAAGAGGAACATATACGGGGATTCTTCGTGATGATTCCGAGACCGGTACGATTCCGAAATTTACAGGCAAGCCCAAGAAGTCAAAGGCAGAAGAACCTGAGCAACAATCAGGACCTGAAGATAAACAAGTCCCGGAGCCTGAAGAAACGGTTGCGAAAGGACCTGCAAAAAGGCCGGAAGCCCCGAATAAAACTACGGAAACCCCTTCCGTACATTCTGTTGACTGGGTGGATATGGGGAAAAGGTTTACTCCGTTGAGGTCACCTTCACGCATGTGGTTTGGACTGGCTGTCATCTTCATAGCAATAGTCGTGGTGATAGGTGTTTATTATTTGTTTATACGCGGACCTGAGGATCCTCAATCCTCTAACGAATCGCAATCACCGGTAACTACGACGGAAGCGGTTGAACCCGATTCACTGCAATTAAATCTATCAGGACAGGAAGACGGCACAGACACCTTGCAGAGAACCCAAACCCAGCCTGCAGAAACCTTGTCGGATACCCTGAACCTGGTCATCTATGCCGCTTATGAAAAACTGGAACCGGTACGGGTGTATACCGATGTGCTCTCCAGTTTAAATCCCTATTGGATTGAGCTGGGTGAAGCCGTGAGATTCAAGTTTGTCAATACCATTCGGATAAGGGGCCCCTATGAGCGAATGGAGTTATTGCTGAATGGTCATCTCATCCAAAATTTTGAAGAACAATTTTTCAATCCTGAATCCGGGATGGTTGAAATTAACAGGAAAGCATTTGAAGGTGAAGCCCGGTGGCTGCAGCCCCCACCCGATTCGCTTGGACTTGACGTACCAGATCCCACTGTGATACGGAACCAACCCATATTTAATTAA